The sequence below is a genomic window from Humulus lupulus chromosome 3, drHumLupu1.1, whole genome shotgun sequence.
CATCTCCAATGTCCTTATTCACAAATTAGGGCTCCCTATTACGACAACGGCATCGTACGGCATGGTGTTGGGCATGAGAAAGGCTACTCAAACTCAAGGAATCTGTCGGGGCATCGGCGTGACCATAGAGGGCATTGAAATTGTTGAGGATTTCCTTCCCTTGGATTTGGGAAATACAGATATCATATTGCCCATTCAATGGCTGGAAACTCTGGGGGTCACTCACATCAATTGGAAGACTCATTCCATGAAGTTTTCGGTAGGTAATAACACTATTTTGTTGCAAGGTGATCCCGCCCTCCATAAAACGCTTGGGTCCCTCAAAAGAATGATGCGATCCATTCAACATGAAGGGCATGCCCGCTGATTGAGCTTAGGGCAGTGGTCGTACCGCCTGATGATCCTTCCAACACCCCCCCATAAATGCAGGAGGTGTTAACTACGGCCAAGGAAGTCTTTGACATGCCCATGAAACTTCCACCGTTACGGGGATGAGAGCATGCCATTGTTCTACGTGAAGGTGCATCTCCTATTAGTGTATATCCTTACCGTTATCCTCAAGTTAAAAAAGATGCGATCGAAAAGTTGGTTGGGGAAATGTTGGCAGCTGGTATTGTCTAGCCGAGTGTGAGCCCATTCTCTAGTCTGGTATTGCTTGTTTGGAAGAAAGATGGCAGTTGCCAGTTTTGTGTCGATTATCGGGCCCTTAATTGTTAGACGGTTCTTGATAAATTTCCCATTTTGGCCATTGATGAGTTGTTGGATGAACTTCATGGCACTACTATCTTCTCCAAGCTCGACCTAAAATCTGGTTACCACCAGATCCAGGTTCAACCTACCGACGTGCCCAAGACCGCTTTTCGCACTCATGAGGgtcattatgaatttctggtcatGCCTTTTGGCCTCACCAACGTCCGGCGACATTCCAATCCTTGATGAATGAGGTTTTTCGCCCTTATCTTCGTCGTTTTGTTTTGGTATTTTTTGATGAT
It includes:
- the LOC133824158 gene encoding uncharacterized protein LOC133824158; this translates as MVRLFKLLPDDSMYRAFLALKQTDSVRDYRKQFELFTSSLEGLSKKDLPTDDVHNDVVEDVHLVVDTVDEQLENKVVEVFLNSVVGLTSPKTLKLDGHIGTQSVIVLIDSGATHNFISNVLIHKLGLPITTTASYGMVLGMRKATQTQGICRGIGVTIEGIEIVEDFLPLDLGNTDIILPIQWLETLGVTHINWKTHSMKFSTVLDKFPILAIDELLDELHGTTIFSKLDLKSGYHQIQVQPTDVPKTAFRTHEGHYEFLVMPFGLTNVRRHSNP